AAATCCAGCCGGGCCTGGACCGTTATTATTATATCGCGGTCGTGGATGATCCAGCCGGCGTTGTTGAAAAAACCCGTTACGAATACAACGGCACAACAAATGGCGATTACACTGAAAAGAAAACTTACTTCAATCAAATCAAGTTCACGGTTCTTTTTGCGAAGAACTTCTGGGACCTGACTTTGAAGGGTGGTTTGATCGAAAACTCGGGTGGTTTCGGAATCGACTACCATTTCTTCCGTCGTAAGCTGAAGTTCACTTTGGAGGCTTTCGACTTCCAAGATACCAATATCAGGGCCGCGCTTTCTTATACGCTTTATCGCGGTATTTACGTTACGGGTGGTATCAACGATTCTTTGAACGAAAAAGATTCTCGTTCAGGATATTTGGGTATGGGTCTATTCCTTACAAACGACGATTTAAAACTTCTTCTGACGAAAGCACCATTCTAGTGATATGAACGGCGATAATGTGAACAGCACGGAAAAGAATTGGCTCGTTAAGTCTTCTACAAGAATCCTTGGCCCTTTTACGTTGTCTGAAGTCACAGAACAGCTGCGCACCAAACAGATTTCAATCATTGATGAAATTCGCCAGCCCGAAGGCCGTTGGAGCTACATCCGTGAAAACAAACTTTTCATGGAAATCGTGCGCAACATTCGCGAAGAGCAAGATGCAAGTTCCGAACAGACCATGACTCAATCCATTGCGCAGCACACGGTGACGAATATCACTCGCACCGATGTTCCTGCAATGACCGACGAGTTGACGCCGACACCGGTTCCGCATCACTTGGATATTACGCCTCCACCAGCGTCGATCAAAGATGTGACGCCGCCGATTGAACCTGTCAGCAGCCGCTCGGTGGCTGCCGCTCCGGCAAAAAGTTATGGAGCTACAGGCGATTCCCGTTTGCAGGGCAAGATTCGCAAGAAGTCGAACGTTCTGCGCTGGGCGATGATTGGCGCCGCTGTTCTTGTCGCGGTCGGCGTGGTTTTGACTTTGTCACAAAAAGATAAAAAGAAAAGCCTGGGTTATGATGAATTGATGGCGCAAGCTATTCGCTATAAGAGCCTCGGACTTTACGAAAGATCATTGCAAACATACATGCGCGCTTCAAAACTTAAAGAGCCCGATATCGAATCGCAAGTGCAGATGGCTCCGGTTCTTATTTCTGAAGATCGCCAAAGTCTTTTAGGCCGCCGTATTTTGGAAAGAGCTTTGGTTCAAGAAAATCGCAGTCGTGCGGAAATCGTCGACGCTTATCTGGGCATTGCTGTTTCTTACATGATGGACGGAGATTTAAAACAGGCCGAAGATACTTTGCAAAAAGCGATCGGGCATGAACCGTTCAATATCTCTGCTTTATTAAACCTCGCGATCATCCAGCAGAAAAAGGGAAATTACGCCGAGGCGATGCGCGACTTCGATACGATTTATCGTAAAAATCCGCAATCGGTCTTAGCTCTTTTTGGCCGTGCTCTTTCCACCGTGGAAAATGCAAAAACCCGCAACGACGGTTCCGACTTGCAAGGGTTGATCCGCGATATTAAAGCGAATGCGCAAAAGACCGGATATCTTCGCCAAGAACTGATGCTTTTCCTTGTCTATGCTCACAATCTTTTGGGCGATGTCGACGGCGTAAATCAGTCGGTGGTGCAATTCCTGAATCAGATCCCGGGACAAGCGCGCAACTACACGCATCCATTGCATGTCGAATGGCGTTTCACACAGTGGGATTACTTGGAAAAATACTGCGCAGAGATCTATCAAAAACAAACGCCGAACCCGGAACTCAAAGCATTGCGCGCTGTCTGCTTTATGGAAGTGAACCGCGATGCCGAAGCGGCAAAACTTCTGCAAGAGGCAATGGCGGAGTCTCCTAAAGATCCTTATGTTCTGGCGACACAAGCAAGTTATTTGGCTAAAATCGGCCGTCTTCCTGAAGCCATGACCATTTTGAAAATGCCAGAGTTACAAACTTTGTCCGTTAAAAATCTTTTGATGGGCGATATTTGTATTAACACACAAGACGTCGGATGCGCGCAAGCAGCCTACACACAAGCTTATAATCAGGATAAAAAGAATGCGACGGCACTCTATGGTTTAGCTTGGGTGGTTATGCATAACAATGACAGAGCAGGCGCTTACGAATATGTCCGTGCGGGTCTTCAATCAGAGCCTAATTTCCTTCCATTGTTAGAGATGCGGGACCAACTGGAGAATGAGTAATGAAAAAGTTCGTCCAGGCCCTTGTTATCTGGATGTCTTTTTTTAGCGGAGCCTGCACAGCGGTTCCTGGTTATCACGTGAGCGAATACGGCGATATTAAGATCGAAGATCCGCCCGAAGACCTCAAAGTTCCGACGCAAGCCTGGAATCTCATGGAGTTTAAAGTCGCAGAAAACGCCGATGATCACGGTGGCGGTGGCGGCGTTTCGCAGAATAATCTTATCTTTTCTGAAGTCGCGGTCTTTTTAGTAGAGAAAAACAAAGGAATCGTCGAAGGCCAGGCGCTGCGTATTTCCTTACCGCGAGGCGGGGGAGAAGTGGACTTGTCCCGGTTTATTAAAGATCAGCGCGGCTCCTTCTATGTCGGCTTCGAGTTTCCTGAATTTGAAAATGCGACGGCGAAAAAAGTTATATTCGTCAGTCATGCGCGCAAAAGAAGAATTGGAAATCAAGTTTTCGGCGCGGGCTGCAATCAGTTCTTCGATATCAGCGAAAAGTTTTTTACACAGATGAAGGGGGAGGGTATCAAAGTAAACACGACCCAGAACCGTCATCTCAGTGTCCTGGGCGGAACTTTTTTCTTTGCTGCACAAAAGGACAAAGATATTCACCTGGCGCAGGTCACTTTCAAAAGTTCTCAACACGCCCCTCTTTTTTGTGAGGAGTAAAAATGGAAAAACAAACCGTTCAAAGTCTTAAAGACAAAGACAGTGTGGATTCTCTTTTCCTCGTTAAAGAAAAGCACGTTGCCAATGGAAAAAACGGCCGTCCTTTTATGGGTCTGCAGTTGGGGGATGCCACGGGTTCCGTGGATGCTCGCCTGTGGGACCGCGTGGACGAACTGGCGAAAGAATTCGAAGTGGGTGACGTTTTGCACGTCAAGGGCTTGGTGCAGATTTTTCAGAATCGCAAACAGTTGATCGTTCATCGTCTGGAAAGAGTCGACTCTGCAACTGTGAACTTTGCGGATTTTATTCCAAGCACGTCGCGCAATTCTGAAGACATGTTCGTTGAACTTGTACAGATGGTGCGATCGATTAAAAACGATCACATTCGACAATTGGTGATGGATACGTTAGAAGATCCAGAGATTCATCCTTTGTTGTTACGGGCTCCCGCCGCGAAATCAATTCATCACGCGTGGCTTGGCGGACTGCTTGAACATATCTTATCGATTTGCAAGATCATGGATTTCATGGGCACGCACTACAGTTTTTTAAACCGCGATTTGTTGTTGTTCGGCGGAATCTTCCACGACATCGGAAAAGTGTGGGAGCTTTCTTATGATAACGGCATCGCTTACACGGATCGCGGCCGTCTGATCGGTCATATGCAGATCGCCTGTGAGTTGATAGATAAAAAAGCGTCTCGCATTTTAGGATTCAGTGAAGAGCTGAGAGATATTTGCAAACACATCATTCTGAGTCATCACGGCAAATTAGAATATGGATCGCCGAAACGACCTAAGTTCCTTGAGGCCATGGTGGTAGCTATGGTAGATGACTTTGACAGCAAGGTCAGCACGCTCAAAACCATCATCGATAATGAGCGTGGTTCCGGTGAAAAGTGGTCACGCTACAACGAGCTCTTTGACCGTTACTTCCTCCTCGATGACATGAAAGAAAAATTTGAGAAATGAACCGATTCTTAGAGCTTCTTCAAACTTATAAAAACTACGATCCCGCAGCGAAATCTTTGGTGGAGATTGCGCTTCTGTATCCGGGACCGAAAGCTCTTTTATTCCATCGTCTGGCACATCGTCTTTACAAAGATAAGATGTACTTCCTTGCGCGGCTGGTGGCGGAAATCTCTCGCTGGTTGACGGGCATTGAAATTCATCCTGGCGCGACAGTCGGTCATCGTTTAGTGATCGATCACGGTGTCGGCGTTGTGATCGGCGAAACGGCGGTGATCGGTGACGACTGTATCATCTTTCATGGCGTGACTTTGGGGGGAACGAAATTCGATCCCGTCAAACGTCATCCTACGGTGGGTAACAAAGTAATGATCGGAACAGGCGCCAAAGTATTGGGGCCTATCACGATCGGTGACGGCGCCACGATTGGCGCAAATGCCGTCGTCGTTAAAGACGTTCCTGCCGGCGCTGTGATGTTGGGACCTCTCGCCGCGCAACGATGACTCATTGTGTAATATTTAGATGAGTTCTTCTTTAATTCCATTGGTCGTTATATTTGTTCTCGCTTGAAAAACATTCTCAACCTGTTTTCATGACCCAAGACTAATATTAAAAGCGTCGCTTGCTGCTCCGCGTTTCTGAGAGAATAGAGGTGTTCTTAATCTAGGCGAAAGGAGTTCGGCTATGAAGCAGACAGAAACAATTCAGACGGTGCCAGCTTCGAACACTCATCAGGGCGAGAGCAACGGAACGACTGCTCCTGTTCGTAAACGCAACCGTCGCAGACGCTTACCAGCTTGGTAAGTAAAAGGCCTCCCGAATTTCCGGGGGGCTTTTTTTATTTCTGCGCTTTTTCTCTCAACACGTTTTCAATCTCAATCGACTTTCAAAATCTTTTCGTCGCGCTTTCATCATCTTTAAAATTTCAAGAAGTTCTGTTCTTTCTGTTGGGACACTCTTAAATCATCCTACGACTATTTGAAGGATAAGATTTCTATGAACAGAACAGGCAAAACACCTCGCTTTAAAAGACAAAGACGTTTGCTCACGGAACTTCCTGGTATGGGGAAGGCGGGGGCGCTTGAAAGACGTCCTTACCCGCCGGGCCAACACGGTTTGCAAAGACGTAAGTACTCTGAGTTTGCTTTGCAATTGGAAGAAAAACAAAAATTGAGATTTCACTATGGAGTTCGCGAAGAACAATTCCGCCGCATGATTAATAAGGCGAAGCGTTCTGCGGCGACAAACTGGGTGGAGTCTTTGGTAAATCTTCTTGAGAAGCGTTTGGACAATGTTGTTTTCCGTTTGGGATTTGCGCCCAGCATTCCTGCGGCAAAACAATTGATCACGCACGGAAAAGTGATGGTGAATGGTAAGAAGGTCGATATTCCTTCGCAAATCATTCGCGTGGGCGAAAAAATCAGCCTTAAAGCCGCTGCTTATGACAACCAAGTCTATATGCAGGCGAAACAAAACCCTCGTCTTCCCTTGCCGACATTTATGACGAAAGAAGAAGTGGCGGGGAAAGAAGAAGGCCGTTTGACGGATGAGCCGACAATCGAAGCAGTGCCATTCACATTCGATCCGGGCCTGATCATCGGTTACTACTCAATGAGGGGCTAATGAAAACGACGAAATTCATCGAGGCAGAACAAATTGCCTTCGAAGAAGTATCAGAAAACTGGGTGGCCGTAAAATTCGGAGAGGAAAAGTACGTGATCGACGTGGATACTTTGTTTGATCTGTCTTTCCGTTGCGCTTCGTTTTTGGCGTACCTTGAAAATCAAGAGGAGCAGAAACTCTGCTCCTCTTGCGAACATTCTGATTCTAAAGTTCATTAATCTTAGAATAACTGCCAAGCGGGTGATTCACAGACTTGACTGAGAATCGCTCGCCAGCGATCCATGGCTGAAACTTTTTTCGCAGCCAAAGTTTGATTTAAATCCAAAAGTGAATTGACGACGAGTTCTTCGGGCGGATCGTTGCGATAGAACAAGCCGTAAGCGGCAGCGACATTGGCCGTACTGATGGCCGACGCCGTTGTCAAACCGACCTTTTCAAGGGCCGCGTTCACACCCGCATCCGCACCCAAAACGTTTTCACACATTTGAATACGGAACGATTCGCGAACTGTGTTGTCCTCCGTATAGTGCCCGATGTTTGTATTTGCCAAAGAACCGGAGCAATCGCGCGAAGAATAACTGGAATAGAGATTACAAGCGCCGCCGTATTGCGCGCCTTTGAACTCAATCCATTTGTCGATCAATGCTTCTAAGTTAGAGATCGGGTATTTCGTTGAAGTGAAGACTTCACGAAAAATTCCCGCAACGTAAGTACGGTTTGCGACAAGCTGTTTTCTTGTCGGTGCAATTTTCGTATTTGTATTGTCGACAGGATGCGAGCCCATACCCGAACCCTCGTCGTGACCTTGCGGTATCACGACTTCGGAACTCGCCATTTCAAAACCCTGCATATTTAAAGGCGCACAGTTTTGATAAAGCTGAGTCATCACCGTGCCCCACATAAGGAGAACTATAATCGAGAATTTCTGTCTTAACTTCTGTCTCATACGATCTCCTCTTACGCTACGATTTTCGCAGGAACGACAGGTTTAAGAGTTCCATTTGTCAAAGACACCAAAGACGCCGCCGTATTCTTATACGGATTGTGATCGACACCTAAAAGAGTCGTCACAGTCGCAGACGCCATAGTTGGTGACGGCATGCCTTTTTGGTTGTAACCAGGGATTTCCGCAGCGATGCCTTGTGTGCCGTCGTAAGCCGCGCTGTGACCGGCCAACTTGATGTTGCCAACAACCACAGGACCGTTCGAGAAGGCACCTGAATAAGCGGAAGTAACCATCTGATTGAAACCATGGTCGCTGCCGGAGCCGTTAGAGCGCGCTGTACGACCGAAGTCGCCTTGCACTTGCACAACGGTGTTTTGCCAAACTTGGGGACCGAGTTGATCCATCAGTTCAAGAATTCCCGCAGCAATACCGCGATAATAAGACGTCGCAAAAAGGACTGCCGCAGCCCCGCCAGTCGCGTGCATATCAAGTCCGAGGTTGCGAGCCGTCGCCGCAGTCGTGCCCGGAGTTAAAATAGAAAGATTCATTAATGCATCAGCACGAATGTCGATGGAGTTCGAAAGACCTTGTTTGATGAGGTATTCAGCCATCGCCAGGCTTTCAGCGTAATTTTGCAACGAAACATTTTTAATAGCTTCGCGCACGTCACGCTCTTTGCTTTGTTTGATAATATCGCCGGTTCCTAAATTCCAAATCGCGCTTTCATCGGACGTCAAAGGCTTGTCGCTGATCCCGACAAGGTTGATTTCACGCATAGAAGCTTCAATAGCCGCTTTGTATCGTGCCACCGCATCGGTCCAGAAAGAATCCAGGTTGCCAACGCCTTTTTTCATCATGTTAGAAGCATTTGAAAGATTCTGAGAAACCACTTTCGCACCGGTGTTTTCCGAACGAGAGTAGGCTTTCAAGCGAGCTTGTGCAAGTTCCATAGCTTCGGCATGAGCAGTCTTCAAGTTGCGTGTGCCTTTTGCTGACGGTTGGCCGAAGCCTTCCATCAAAGTATTCAACGGTTTTGTTCCGCCTACTTTACTTTGCGCTTTACCTTGGTTTGAAACGAAAGCTCCGTTACCGCCACGGTCAGGCCACTGAACCGAATCAAAAGTCGCTTTTGTATTTTCGGCAACCAAGCCCGAGATTGTCGAGACACCACCAATAGGAACTTGTTGCGCAAGCATATTGAATTGATGTCCGTCCAAGCCGCTGCCGAAGCCGCGCACGACGAGCATGTGTTTGAGTAGATCCGTCAAAGGTCTCTTCTGACCTTTCGAGTTGTAAACGTGATGGCTGAACATGTGCGGAGCCAAGACGTTGTTAAAAGCGAATGTTTTGTATGCGAGATCCACTTTGCCTTGGGAATCAATCGTAAAGGAGTTCGCAATCATTGGATTGATTTTCTTCGTTGCTGCGACCATTGCCAACGCAGGATCGGAATTGCTGACACGCAACCACTGGTCGAATTGATATCGAAGGGGAGCGCCCGGCATTTGGATATTGATGTAGTTGCGGGATGCATTCACGCCACCGGACTCGCCATAAGCTTTCATGATCAAGCCGTCAGCGATGCCTTCGGTTAAAGAGCGAAATGGATCGAAAAGAAATGTTCCTGCCCCCAGAGTCAATGCTCCGCCAAGAAAACTTCTTCGAGAGAACGGATTGTTATTTGAAGAATCGTTACACATATTTTGTTCCCCCCATGCCCCTTATCTGAAATTCTCTTTGGTGTAATAAGGCGAGCGCATAATTTCTTCTACTACTTCGAGAACCGAGCCGTTACCCGCCAAGACCTTGGCAAGGCTTTCAACGTAAGCCCTGTCCTCTTTCGCCTCTTTAGACAGAGAGCGGTTGAGTTCCGAGTTGCGGGGATCCGTGCGATCGTAAAGAGGCACTTGGATTCCTGTCATGAATTCAAAATATCTTTTAGCTGCGCAAAGATAATAATCTTCGGTTTCGCTCATCGCTTTACCTAGATCCGCCATGTTTGTAACCGGTTTGTTAATCAGAGCTCCCGTTACAGAGCGGAAGTACAAACGCCCTGTCGGCTTTTGCAAGTGGAAGTCTGCGACCGCCTCTGAAGGCCAGCCGGCAACGGAAGCTTTCGAAGCTTTATATGAAGTGATAGCCACCGCATTTCTAACGAACGCTGGCGGTGGATTGATTTGTTTTCCGTCTGCATCACGAGTCACATCCCCATTTTGGGTGACGCGGAAGATATCCATTGCGCCTGTTGTCAGGTTGCGAGCTGTATACGCCATAGGATCCAAAGTCGCATGGCACATTACGCAGCTTGTGGAGTTACGGAACGCCAAAGATGACTTTGCATCTACGAACTGTGTGACATCGGATTCACGCAAAGCGGGAAGAGACGCACAAAGGAAAGATTCCATATTTTGTTGTGACCAGCGGCGCGCAACTTTCGATCCACCATTGAACTTCATATTGAAGCTGTGGCCGAAGTACTGCAGAAGATAGATTGGCGAGCCAATCACGCCCCCACCGTAGTTTTGGAAAAACTCGTAACTGTAATTCAAATTTTCATCAAGGGAACCTTTGTCAGAGCGCGAGTCCCCCTGTGGCTTCAAGGAAATATTAGGAACATTGAACTGATCGCTGATAGGGCGAATACCGACAAGATCACCGACCTGAATTGTCGGCATTGACTTGAATACAGCCACGTGGCGGTTGATGTTACGGCTCACAGTTGTGAAAACTTTTGTAGGGTCGCGGAAGCTGAACAATGAATTTTGCATGTCCAGATTATTGGCCATAAAGCGGCCCGCATGTGAACCGATCCATTTTTGACGGGCTTTGATTGCTTCGTCTTCGACACGAATGGCTTTTACGCCTGTAGTTCTTCTTAGCGTCTGTTCGTATTTTTGACCGGCGCCAAAGACAGAGTAAGTCACGGACAACGCGGGTTCCGTCGCATCGTAAATATCGACCGTTCCGTTATGCTCGCCGCTATTGTATCCGGAGATAGTATCGAGGTTGTTACTGGTGAACCAAGTGCGGTGAAAGCTATAGAACGTGTTGAGCACGGCTTTCGCCTCTGCATCGTTGCGATTCACTTCACCGGAAGCGGAAAGCTGCCCCTTATGAAGGATTGTTCTGCACGCATCAAGCGCGTTGATTTTTCCTGACTTCACTTGATTCATTAAGGAATGATTCAACGGCACTGGTTTTCCAGTGAGTTGGATATAACAGCGATTAAAGAGGCTTTGTGGCGATAACTCTTGTGCCGACGCTGTTAAAGAAAACAACGACGGAAGAGCTAATGCGAATATAGCACTTCTCATTTCATTCCCCCCGGAATACTAAAAGCCTATATCTCTTTTCGGAAATTTGTTGAAATAGTTCACTCAGATCTCAGGATGAGACATGCTTCTTGTTCCACGAAGATTGGGAACGTTTCAACTAGGTACGACGGCGGCCTTTTGCCTCTGGAGTTCCATCTGCAGGGTCCTCGGGCCATTGGTGTTTGGGGTATTTGATACGTAGTTCTTTGCGGACCTCGGGATATCCGTTCTTCCAAAAGCTTTCCAGGTTGGATGTCACTTGGACTGGACGGAAATTAGGACCTAACAAATGAAAAGTGATGGGGATCTGCCCGAAATACACTCTCGGCGTCGCCATTAAACCAAAGATCTCTTGAATACGGACTTCCAAATAAGGCGCTTTATCTAAAGGATAAATCACGCGTATTTTACTGCCGCTGGGAACGGTAATGCGTTCAGGAATTTCTTTGCGCATTTTTTCGATCAGAGCGGCAGGAAAAACATTTTCAAAAAAGAACACGAGATCTTTTTCCATCACGGTCTGCATCTTGCTTTCGCCCATGCAGGCCTGCGTGAACGCTTCGAGTTTAAGCGCCTCAAGATCGACATCCAAAGATTCTTGTTGGTTTAGGAACAACAAGCGTGACCACCAATGCGCAAGGTTTTCGTTATTCTTAAGGACGAGATCGAACTTGTCGCTTAAAATCTGCGGCAATTTTTCCGCGATGTCTTGGCTGGAAGCGGGCAGAAGATTTGGTTCATCCAAAGGAAGGCCGTAAAGCGCGCGGTACTCGCGCAAAAAGAACTGTCCCTTTTCTTCGATAAATGTGACGTCACGAATCTTTTCAATTTCGTTTTTAAAAATCCTTAAGACAAACTCTTTATCGAAGCCGGAAGCGACACTGACAATTGTTTCCGCATCCGAACTTCCTTCAACGCCGCTAAGAGCGACGAAGAATTCGGAGGATTTCACCAAGCTTTCGTTTTGCAGCTTTACGCCGCGTCCTCCGACCATGAGGGCTCTTTCGCTTTTGCCGCGGCGTCGGCACAAACGATCCGCATAGGCTTGGATCAAGATTTCTTTGATCTTTTCAAGCTGGGCTTCACGCTTTCGTTTTGCGATGGAAGTCTTTTGCAGCCTTTGCGCCGTCTCTTGAATTTGTCGAGCGGCCTGATCCACAGTCTGCAAGGCAAAGTAGTGTGCCTCGCGCGGAGCTCGTTGCGTGGTACGGTATTCCTCTAA
This region of Bdellovibrio sp. 22V genomic DNA includes:
- the cysE gene encoding serine O-acetyltransferase, translating into MNRFLELLQTYKNYDPAAKSLVEIALLYPGPKALLFHRLAHRLYKDKMYFLARLVAEISRWLTGIEIHPGATVGHRLVIDHGVGVVIGETAVIGDDCIIFHGVTLGGTKFDPVKRHPTVGNKVMIGTGAKVLGPITIGDGATIGANAVVVKDVPAGAVMLGPLAAQR
- the rpsD gene encoding 30S ribosomal protein S4; translation: MNRTGKTPRFKRQRRLLTELPGMGKAGALERRPYPPGQHGLQRRKYSEFALQLEEKQKLRFHYGVREEQFRRMINKAKRSAATNWVESLVNLLEKRLDNVVFRLGFAPSIPAAKQLITHGKVMVNGKKVDIPSQIIRVGEKISLKAAAYDNQVYMQAKQNPRLPLPTFMTKEEVAGKEEGRLTDEPTIEAVPFTFDPGLIIGYYSMRG
- a CDS encoding HD domain-containing protein, translating into MEKQTVQSLKDKDSVDSLFLVKEKHVANGKNGRPFMGLQLGDATGSVDARLWDRVDELAKEFEVGDVLHVKGLVQIFQNRKQLIVHRLERVDSATVNFADFIPSTSRNSEDMFVELVQMVRSIKNDHIRQLVMDTLEDPEIHPLLLRAPAAKSIHHAWLGGLLEHILSICKIMDFMGTHYSFLNRDLLLFGGIFHDIGKVWELSYDNGIAYTDRGRLIGHMQIACELIDKKASRILGFSEELRDICKHIILSHHGKLEYGSPKRPKFLEAMVVAMVDDFDSKVSTLKTIIDNERGSGEKWSRYNELFDRYFLLDDMKEKFEK
- a CDS encoding DUF1501 domain-containing protein, coding for MCNDSSNNNPFSRRSFLGGALTLGAGTFLFDPFRSLTEGIADGLIMKAYGESGGVNASRNYINIQMPGAPLRYQFDQWLRVSNSDPALAMVAATKKINPMIANSFTIDSQGKVDLAYKTFAFNNVLAPHMFSHHVYNSKGQKRPLTDLLKHMLVVRGFGSGLDGHQFNMLAQQVPIGGVSTISGLVAENTKATFDSVQWPDRGGNGAFVSNQGKAQSKVGGTKPLNTLMEGFGQPSAKGTRNLKTAHAEAMELAQARLKAYSRSENTGAKVVSQNLSNASNMMKKGVGNLDSFWTDAVARYKAAIEASMREINLVGISDKPLTSDESAIWNLGTGDIIKQSKERDVREAIKNVSLQNYAESLAMAEYLIKQGLSNSIDIRADALMNLSILTPGTTAATARNLGLDMHATGGAAAVLFATSYYRGIAAGILELMDQLGPQVWQNTVVQVQGDFGRTARSNGSGSDHGFNQMVTSAYSGAFSNGPVVVGNIKLAGHSAAYDGTQGIAAEIPGYNQKGMPSPTMASATVTTLLGVDHNPYKNTAASLVSLTNGTLKPVVPAKIVA
- a CDS encoding tetratricopeptide repeat protein: MNGDNVNSTEKNWLVKSSTRILGPFTLSEVTEQLRTKQISIIDEIRQPEGRWSYIRENKLFMEIVRNIREEQDASSEQTMTQSIAQHTVTNITRTDVPAMTDELTPTPVPHHLDITPPPASIKDVTPPIEPVSSRSVAAAPAKSYGATGDSRLQGKIRKKSNVLRWAMIGAAVLVAVGVVLTLSQKDKKKSLGYDELMAQAIRYKSLGLYERSLQTYMRASKLKEPDIESQVQMAPVLISEDRQSLLGRRILERALVQENRSRAEIVDAYLGIAVSYMMDGDLKQAEDTLQKAIGHEPFNISALLNLAIIQQKKGNYAEAMRDFDTIYRKNPQSVLALFGRALSTVENAKTRNDGSDLQGLIRDIKANAQKTGYLRQELMLFLVYAHNLLGDVDGVNQSVVQFLNQIPGQARNYTHPLHVEWRFTQWDYLEKYCAEIYQKQTPNPELKALRAVCFMEVNRDAEAAKLLQEAMAESPKDPYVLATQASYLAKIGRLPEAMTILKMPELQTLSVKNLLMGDICINTQDVGCAQAAYTQAYNQDKKNATALYGLAWVVMHNNDRAGAYEYVRAGLQSEPNFLPLLEMRDQLENE